Proteins from a single region of Hermetia illucens chromosome 3, iHerIll2.2.curated.20191125, whole genome shotgun sequence:
- the LOC119652181 gene encoding uncharacterized protein LOC119652181, with product MVKRRSNVKRDVIKYTFFFSIACLFVYTFIGYKYGTRFFQIQRTSSDEYVVLRNNNTSETFFINTLGCKMPTFGAIDTSTVRNSLHPMPRIECQNPLFISNRSNLVSTIRTNDLSKFYNITDVDQVSCDYAEIKRRDDNSNRISDRSFAIELRNITQVNSEFIRVECKVAENKIFYKDFQLFAPVKYSPEGSPFSEGRVSVLVIGLSTLSRLSFHRDMPLTSKALLDELGGIELLGYNKVGEDAYANMVPALTGLDTNELSGACLPNGINSTYDRCPFIWRRFRDRKFQTVFAENIARHGLFNSGRQGFNATPTDYYLRPIMLEMEKANVHNKKAGMNMCLGSHRPSDILLEYLEKLVPNFLKDYFFSFFWLSSVNHHFLSMPALIDEDMRDLIMLLNRTGVLNTTIVFFMSDRGSKASSQKTYQGIMEERLPLLLVLLPQWFNITYPLAAFNLKQNAKKLTSHFDLHATLVDLLNLKSLSSYNIRRRSSEFLDGDSLPRGISLFLNIPNTRNCEKAGIASIFCTCYKRRKIVTNDARVQRVARFIVHHINKMLNPYPQCRSLYLNSIFEASIGSSESNVLREPDWNVLADITTRLQTKPGFAEYQATVRVFNEQMNLTGTIRLVNSYPRQGYCIDDYAIKMFCYCEK from the coding sequence ATGGTGAAGCGTCGTAGCAACGTGAAACGCGACGTTATCAAATATACTTTTTTCTTCTCGATCGCTTGCTTATTCGTCTACACATTTATCGGCTACAAATATGGAACTCGATTTTTCCAGATACAAAGAACCAGTTCAGATGAATACGTAGTCCTAAGGAATAACAACACTAGCGAAACATTTTTTATCAACACTCTAGGTTGTAAAATGCCCACATTCGGGGCCATAGATACTAGCACGGTGAGGAACTCACTGCACCCGATGCCAAGAATTGAATGCCAAAATCCACTATTTATCTCGAATCGAAGTAATCTAGTTTCAACCATTAGAACTAACGATTTATCTAAATTTTACAATATAACGGATGTTGACCAAGTAAGCTGCGATTACGCGGAAATAAAGAGAAGGGACGACAACTCGAACAGGATATCCGACCGAAGTTTCGCAATAGAGTTGCGCAACATAACCCAAGTTAACAGTGAATTCATTAGAGTAGAGTGTAAGGTTGCCGAAAATAAGATTTTTTACAAGGACTTTCAGTTATTCGCTCCTGTGAAATATAGCCCCGAAGGAAGCCCGTTCAGTGAAGGTAGGGTCTCTGTGCTGGTGATTGGACTCAGCACCCTATCAAGATTGAGCTTTCATCGCGACATGCCGCTTACCTCGAAGGCTCTGCTTGACGAGTTGGGTGGTATCGAACTTCTGGGGTATAACAAAGTAGGCGAGGATGCGTACGCCAATATGGTTCCCGCACTCACAGGCTTGGATACCAATGAACTCAGTGGGGCGTGTTTGCCCAATGGAATAAACTCAACTTATGATAGATGTCCGTTCATATGGAGACGATTTCGGGATAGAAAATTCCAAACTGTGTTCGCTGAAAACATTGCTCGCCATGGTTTGTTCAATTCTGGTCGACAAGGATTCAATGCGACGCCTACGGATTATTACCTCAGACCAATAATGCTAGAAATGGAGAAAGCTAATGTGCACAACAAAAAAGCGGGCATGAATATGTGCTTGGGAAGCCATAGACCGTCAGACATTCTGTTGGAGTACCTGGAGAAATTAGTCCCTAATTTCTTGAAGGATtattttttctccttcttctggcTTAGTAGTGTGAACCATCATTTTCTCAGTATGCCTGCCCTTATTGATGAGGACATGCGGGACCTGATTATGCTTTTGAATAGAACCGGTGTGCTCAACACTACGATCGTGTTCTTCATGAGCGATCGTGGCTCGAAAGCTAGCTCCCAGAAGACTTATCAAGGAATAATGGAGGAACGCCTTCCACTTCTGCTGGTGCTTCTACCTCAGTGGTTCAACATAACTTACCCCCTAGCGGCGTTCAATCTAAAACAAAACGCAAAGAAACTCACATCACATTTTGATTTGCACGCAACCCTTGTGGATTTGTTAAACCTGAAATCCCTTTCATCGTACAATATCCGAAGAAGGTCCAGCGAATTCCTGGATGGAGATTCATTGCCGCGTGGGATCAGTTTATTCTTAAATATCCCGAATACAAGGAACTGTGAGAAAGCTGGAATAGCAAGCATTTTCTGCACTTGCTACAAAAGACGGAAGATAGTAACCAATGACGCTAGAGTGCAGAGGGTGGCGCGGTTTATTGTTCATCATATTAACAAGATGTTGAATCCGTATCCGCAATGTCGGTCTTTGTATTTGAATTCGATCTTTGAGGCGAGCATTGGATCCTCGGAATCAAATGTGCTGAGGGAACCAGATTGGAATGTCCTGGCGGATATCACGACCAGATTGCAGACGAAACCTGGATTTGCGGAATACCAAGCAACAGTTCGGGTTTTCAATGAACAAATGAATTTGACGGGGACAATTCGATTGGTAAACTCTTATCCGAGGCAGGGCTATTGTATTGATGATTATGCAATAAAGATGTTTTGTTACTGTGAGAAATAA
- the LOC119652339 gene encoding opsin-3-like: MIIAENLTRSVVRPLAFTDLERDSLKALGWNLPQEAMHLVHPHWRGYPAPPFYSHLLLGLIYFALMVSSTIGNGIVLWIFTTSKSLRTPSNLFIVNLAIFDLLMMLEMPMFLANSSAGRLLGYDLGCTIYAALGSVSGIGASISNAVIAFDRYKVISNPMGGRLNFVQASLLVLMTWIWTMPFTIFPMLKIWGRYVPEGYLTTCSFDYLSDDHDTKVFVGMIFVWAYFIPMVLIVCNYARLFKHIQAHERMLSEQAKKMNVKSLQVNDTNSTSAEIRVAKAAFTIFFLFVCAWTPYAAVTMTGAYGDKNLLTPTATMIPALACKIVSCIDPWVYAISHPKYRMELEKRVPWLGITEKSVSGTESTGDTLEIKG, from the exons ATGATTATAGCCGAGAATCTTACCAGAAGTGTTGTGAGGCCATTGGCATTCACAGATTTGGAGCG TGATAGCCTTAAAGCATTGGGATGGAATCTACCGCAAGAGGCTATGCATTTGGTACATCCGCACTGGAGAGGCTATCCAGCTCCACCATTCTACTCGCACTTACTCCTTGGATTAATATATTTCGCGTTAATGGTATCATCGACTATTGGGAATGGAATCGTATTGTGGATTTTTACAAC TTCAAAATCCTTGAGAACAccatcaaatctctttatagtcAATTTGGCCATATTCGACTTGCTCATGATGCTGGAGATGCCTATGTTCCTGGCCAATTCGTCTGCTGGACGACTTCTTGGATATGACCTAGGATGCACAATATATGCAGCGCTAGGAAGCGTTTCAGGAATTGGGGCATCCATATCCAATGCTGTTATTGCATTTGACCGATATAA GGTTATCTCAAATCCAATGGGAGGACGTCTCAATTTCGTACAGGCTAGCTTACTTGTTTTGATGACTTGGATTTGGACAATGCCGTTCACCATCTTTCCAATGTTGAAGATTTGGGGCAGGTATGTGCCAG AGGGATACCTAACAACATGTTCATTTGATTATCTCAGCGATGACCACGATACTAAAGTGTTCGTGGGGATGATTTTCGTATGGGCCTACTTCATCCCGATGGTGCTTATCGTTTGCAATTATGCTCGACTTTTTAAACAC ATTCAAGCTCATGAAAGGATGCTCAGCGAACAAGCAAAGAAGATGAACGTGAAGTCCCTCCAAGTAAACGATACCAACTCCACGAGTGCCGAAATTCGGGTGGCGAAGGCAGCATTCACGATTTTCTTCCTGTTTGTATGCGCTTGGACACCTTACGCAGCTGTTACGATGACGGGAGCATATGGTGACAA GAACCTATTAACACCCACCGCAACAATGATCCCGGCTCTTGCGTGTAAAATAGTCTCCTGTATCGATCCCTGGGTTTACGCAATCAGCCATCCGAAATATCGGATGGAATTGGAAAAACGCGTCCCATGGTTAGGCATTACAGAAAAATCTGTTTCCGGTACTGAATCCACTGGAGATACCCTTGAAATAAAGGGATAA